The DNA region CCTTACACATACTCTTTAAAGGTTCTTCCTCTACATATCTCGCTTAGCACTCATTTATGGCCTTAAGATATCCCGTTTCATGAattttcatgagagaaactccaactctcactttgagacggCACCAACTCGAAATTTACATAGGTGAAGTTCATgttgtatccttttccatgaGATACTTTTCCTCAGTTATGAACTTCATTAAGAGGTTTTAAAAACCTCAACCCTCTATTTAAAATAGTCAACATTATTTCCCAATGTCTGACTTACATCCAAATCAAtgacttgttgttacccattggATCTTGAAGTTAATGTTCTGTTAACATAAGACTGGGTTGCTGCCGTCGTTGGAAGTcttattcaaggagtttcaaCCCCATGCCTCTCGAGGTTGTTTTTACTAAGTCTCTGGCCAGTGACTTAGTAAATTGATCGGCCAAATTATAGTTTGTTCGTATATAGGTGAGTGAGATGATTCCATCCTTAATCATTTTCCTCACAAACGAATTTCTAAGTCCTATGTGCCTATACTTTCCATTGTACACTTTGCTAAATGCTCTTGATAAAGTGGTTTGGCTATCTCAATGCATCATCACCtttgaaacattgtctttagcCAATAGAACTTCCAACAGAAGATCCCTCAACCATTCTGCTTCTTGACCAGCGGAAGCAAGAGCCAcaaactctgattccatggtcgaaagagtaatgcatgtttgtttcttgctcttccaagaaattgcTCCTTCAGCTAGTGTAAATATCCATCGAGTTGTAGATTTATGATCTCCAACGTTAGATATCCAACTCCCGTCAATATATCCTTCTAGTACGACAGGGAACCTACCATAATGAAGGCCAAGATTCTATAATTACATTAGTCTCTAAATTTAAgagtctatatgctttactaTTTTGTGTGTATCCTACAAAAGCACATCTTATCCCTCGAGGACCTAACTTGGTTCTTTTAGGATCCATGTCCTTTCCATGCCTCATATGGCGAAATATCGATTTTTTAAAAGGAATTCTATTAATTATATGGCAAGCGGATAATAAGGCCTCACCCCACAAATTGAGGGGTAATTTAGAATGCATCAACATGtcattcatcatctcttgatatgttcGATTCTTTCTTTCAGCCATGCCATTTTGTTGCGGTGTGCGTGGTGCCGAACATTCATGTATTATGTCGTGTTCTTCACAAAATGCATCGAATTCAGTAGAAAAGTATTCACCGCCCCTATCACTCCTAAGGACTTTAATACTTCTACTTAATTGATTTTCCATTTCTTCTTTATAAATCTTAAAGGCATTAAAAGCATCACCTTTATGCTTTAAGAGATATACATGTGTGTATCTAGAAGAATCGTCAATgaatataataaaatatctatTTCCCCCACTAGTTAACATGCCATTGAATTCACACAAATCTGAGTGTACAAGATCAAGTAGATTTGTATTTCTTTAAACACTTTTGAAAGGTTTCGTAATCATCTTTGATTTGACACATAATTCACATTTTTTGAAATTATTTATATTACATGAAATTAATCCAGATTTTTAATTAGTTTTTTCATAGAACTGATACCGGAATGTGCTAGTCTATTACGCCATAGATAAACAAATTCAAGCATGTAAGCGAAAGtagaaatttcattaataatattgtCGGCAGTACATAGTTTGATCATTCCTTCAGTGGAATATCCTTTTCCAACAAATACACCATTACAGGTCAATATAAGTTTGCCCGGTTCATAAACTGATTTAATGCCCGATTTTCCCAATAAATCCACACTAACAAGATTCCTATTCATGTCCGGGACATGAAGCACATTAACGAGAGTGATTTTCTTTCATGAGGTGAAGTTGAGTTTGACTGATCCGGTTCCAACAACTTTAGATCGTACTTCATTTCCCATCTGCACTTCTTGTCCATCATTTATCTCAGAATAGGTTTTGAAAGCAGCCTTGTCATAAGAGACGTGCACCGTAGCGCATGTATCATACAACCAACCTTGAACTTTGCCTTTGATTGCCATAATTTTGCTCACTGTAGCAATTATGTATCATTTTCATGAACTGCATTGATCTTATTTTTTGACTTGTTGTGCCTGAAATCTCTAGCATAGTGTCCAGGTTTTCCACAAACAAAATATCCGCTTTTCGGACCCTTATGACCTCCAGCATTCTTGAACTTATTATGTTCCTCCTTTGGTCCAAGATGACTCTTTATGCCATCATGTTTCTTCTTTCCTTTGGTGCTCACGGCATTGGCTTTAGAAAGACCCGTAGATTCTGATTTCTCCCTCTCCTTCGATTCCTCCTCGATTCGAAGATGTTTCTGGATTTTCTCCAAAGAGAATTCCTCAGAACTGTGCAACAATTTCTTTCTGTAGCCTTTCCATGAAGGTGGCAATTTTGCAATGATTGCACCGACTTGAAAGGTCTCAGGGATGTATATTTTCACcgcttttattttattcacgAGGACTTGCAACTCATGAACTTGGGGAAGAATGGGCTTGCAGTCTACAAATTTAAAACCAAAATATTTAGAAATTAAAAACTTCTTCGTACCTTCCTCTTTGGCCTTGAACTTGAATTCGATGGCTTTCCAGATTTCTATTGCAGAGGGATTATCCGTATAGAGGTCGTAGAGACGATCAGACAGTGTATTCAGAATATGTCCATGACATAATAGTTCGTCCTCCTTACGTTTCTTGCACTCTTTCTTGACTTCTTCAGATTCATTTTCTGATGGTTCATGAATTGGTGCTAAGTCAGGATCTAAGACATAGTGAACTTTCAGGGCAGTCAGTAGGAATGTCATCTTGTCTTGCCATCTGGTATAGTTGGTTCCATCAAAGCGATCCAACTTGACAAGATCTTGATTCATGACCTTGATGCTTAAAACTGTAGCGTCGGAAGCCATTGTGTAAATACTTTTAAGACTGTTAGAAATTTCGAGAAGATTAAATGGATCCAGGTTGAATCGTGAACAAAGTCAttttccttaaaagtatttcaagcactctcttTGATGTCTTAGAGTCGAAAAGCAagaatacccaggataattcagccttTTGATCGAGTATGCACAAGACAGATGAAGAACTCGAATGCAAGGAAGTGTGTCTGGAATATTTAAGAGGATGTGCAGATTTCGAGTGAGTCTTTTTCGAATTCAGAAACATGTTTTTGTAGGTCATGCATGTGTTGTTTCATAAGTTTGTATCTCTTGATGAAACAACACATTCTCACCATATGTTGCAATGGTTCATCTATGATAATACAATGCACCACTTCATGAAATGATGTATATTTTGAATTTGCAGCATGTTGGCCGAAGGCAGGCCGCCGGAGCGCCGCGAATAGCCTGATTGCTCTGATGCGTCGTGTCTAAGTGTTCAAGTGCCACCTACAAGCCACCACTATCGCCTCTACGCCCACGCCCTCGGACCCGGTCTTGGAGCCAGTGTCGTCGGTATCGGCGAGGGGTTGTTCGGATGTGACATATGGCATAATGATTGGGACCACCACATATGCCCATGTAACACCTTATCCTCTTTGGCTCCTTTGGTGAGTTTAATTTTCAATGTATTTATAAATGCTTTTAATGTTAGCTTCACTTTCTATGTGGGACTATTTGCAACTCAAAAACCCAATTTTGTCATATTAGAACATACCCATGGCAATTATTGTTTATAATTTCCAACAGTTGACACTCGATACAAGTAAGTCGATCCCTTCCTCGaaccaaaggctcatgataccCTATGTTATGGGAGTTTTTTCATTATGGAGCATTGAATATTGTAGGACTTTCTTTTTTAtagcaacacctttgtgagagacacaccataTATTCATCCAAAATCTTAAGATGATAGGTGAGTTAActctctcacttataaatgccAAAGTCTCCACATTCCAACCAATATAAGACTATTACCCATACTACTCACACTAGGTGTACCACATATTTCAAAATttctaattaaaataaaaacaatatTTTGGATTTTACCAGATACTTCCAAATTGTCGATATGGTGCCGAAGATTTTAAAATTGTTGGTATAACTCTAAgatttttgaaaaataataatcctttttttaaaattttattgATTAAGGAGTATTATAGTAAAATTGTTTGTAACATGAGATGTCACACGCAATCTAGAGATGAGAATTTATTTTGTCACCCCCACAGTTTAACTTGACTCCCCCACGTGAGAGATATTTTTACATAATAACGTTTGTGAATTTTTACGTTCTTAAAAAATTGTTTGTTTTTCGGATTTATGAAAAATTTGCGAGGTTTACTTGATTTTTGAagaatttcatgattttttaaCGTATTTTTGGGATCTCATGAGTTTTACCGGATTTTTTATATAAACTACCAGATTTTTAAAAAACTATGAGTTTTTACCAGTTTTTTAAAAAATTCTATGAGCTTTTATcgaatttttcaaaaaaaaagagtttttatcatttttttcaaaaaatctACAAATTTTTACTGgttttttcaaaaaatatatgATTTTTTTGCTGAATTATTCAATTATACtatcaaaattttcaaaaatatatgAGTTTTTATCGgatttttaaaaaaatctgagattatatcatattttttaaaaaatcCAAGTATTAATTTCAGTTTATTTTTTCTATCTGAAATGAACTGTCGAATTTatcaaaaaaaaatataaaatatataagATTTATCAAAAAAAATATAGAGTgttaaattaattttttaacACTAATAAAAATAcaaattgaatttttaaaatatattacTGAATTTTTTAATTCATATCGAATTTTTCAATTATATTATTGGATTTTTGTTCGCtgttttttaattaaattttgacAGTGATAATTTTGCAATTATAAAAATATGTAAGAGTGTTAGATAAAATTCTCCGTGTGCAATAGACAATAGTAGCCTAAAGGGAGTGGATTTAGTTTGGCCCTATTTAAATTGATGCAAGAAGGAAAACATGAGAATTGTACTTGGCACCCAATTGGTTAAACTTGGCAGCCCACATTACTAGCACTTTTACTATAATAGTCCTAAATTAATATTTTGATAATTAATACCAAATTAAAAAAAAACGCTATAAAGCCTATGATATTAAATCAGATTCTTCAAAAAAAATCGATATAAAATCTTTGACCtgattattttttttaaaatctgatataaaatcaataatttgtttttaaaatataTGATTTTATATTGGATATTTGAAAAAACCAATATAAAATCATAAACTTTTATACCTAAATTTCCAAATATTCGGGATAAaattatagattttgaaaaaacaaattataattttttatcAGTTTCTTTTAAAATGCAAACAACTATAATACATACTAGTATATCAAAGAAAACAGTAgtattaatttcattttttaaaataattacTAAAAAAGCCTATCggtttttcaaaaaaaatcaatGCACCCCTATATTTATATCGGTTATTTTAAAAATTCGACATAAAACAAAGATTTATGATTTTACACCGGATATTAGGAAAATTTGATATAAAATCACATATTTTCTCAAAATTTATAATTTTACATCATTTTTGTTAATAAATATCGGTAAAAAATACATAGCATACTTTTTGTTTAACCTATCGaattttttgtttttgaattttttttactATATTTAATGAAAGGTGAAAGATAATTTTTTTGTGGGAATCAGAAATGGAGTGAGAATCAGAAGTAATTGTGATTTTATGCTTCCGACGCGGTGAAGAGGGGGCTCATTTGCAAGGTTAGGACTCCAATGCTCAAACCAATATATGAGAAAGAGGAGTGAATTCAAATCGTGTTTGAATTTTGTTATCTGAATTTGGCGTTTCTCTATAGTAAAGAATGAATAATTAACTTGTTATTAGTTATGGGTTACAGAAAGTCGTTGGAAGCACTTGAGACTTTGATCTCCTGCGCATGCCCATTGGATGATTTTCTTGTATTGAGAAGGTTCTAGAATAAGTGAAGTTCCTCCTGGTCGTCGGTCGGGGTCGATATACCCCCAAGCCCTTGTCGGTGTGTAGCAAGGTGGGGGTTTTCCATGTTAGCCTCGGGTGCCGACCAAactctttatttattttgaatttaCAATAAAGATCGTTTCAGTTTCCTAGATATTCATGCATTTAATGCGCCATACTTCAAACGTCTCTTCAAAAGTGTCGTCATTATGACTCTTGGAACTAAATCACTTGAGTGTTATGTGTGAGTGATTAAATGCATTTGAAAGGGTCTACTCTTTTTTGCATGCTAGAGTATAACTCTTGAAGAGTCAACGTTATTTTTTTAAAGTCATTTTCTCAGTTTAACGATTATATACTTCTTTGGATACCTCCTTCCCGTACATCTGAAAAGTTAGTGCATTATG from Lathyrus oleraceus cultivar Zhongwan6 chromosome 1, CAAS_Psat_ZW6_1.0, whole genome shotgun sequence includes:
- the LOC127107683 gene encoding uncharacterized protein LOC127107683, which produces MASDATVLSIKVMNQDLVKLDRFDGTNYTRWQDKMTFLLTALKVHYVLDPDLAPIHEPSENESEEVKKECKKRKEDELLCHGHILNTLSDRLYDLYTDNPSAIEIWKAIEFKFKAKEEDCKPILPQVHELQVLVNKIKAVKIYIPETFQVGAIIAKLPPSWKGYRKKLLHSSEEFSLEKIQKHLRIEEESKEREKSESTGLSKANAVSTKGKKKHDGIKSHLGPKEEHNKFKNAGGHKGPKSGYFVCGKPGHYARDFRHNKSKNKINAVHENDT